From Stenotrophomonas maltophilia, a single genomic window includes:
- the fliF gene encoding flagellar basal-body MS-ring/collar protein FliF: MALTLSKDSLNAEKAGQWFDRLQSLQITRRLGLMAMIAVAVAAGLSVFFWSQKPGMVPLYTGLDQKATAEATDLLRAAQIPFALDPATGGITVPEKNLHDARLKLAGSGLTDSGKLGFELMERDPGFGVSQFVESARYQHALETELSRTINTLRPVRDSRVHLAIPKPSAFTRQRDVASASVTLELRGGQQLERSQVDAIVHMVAASIPDLAPERVTVVDQSGRMLSVSDPNSEAAVNAAQFEQVRRQETSFNQRIRELLEPMTGPGRVNPEVSVDMDFSVTEEARELYNGEPQKLRSEQMSENSTTTPGPQGVPGATSNSPPGQQAAPATAQAPTESSKNATRNYELDRTLQHTRQPAGRIKRVSVAVLVDNVPRAGANGKVAPQPLSAAELTRVEALVKQAVGFNAERGDTVSVMNAPFVRDTTPVEGPAWWELPWVHDAGRMLLGAVVVLALLFGVLRPALRAITGQKKNDEQALEPHTADVQLVDDDGMPLPALGADRASLGGPDALALPVDSYEERLRMAREAVKTDSKRVAQVVKGWVAND, encoded by the coding sequence ATGGCACTGACGCTCTCCAAGGACAGCCTGAACGCCGAGAAGGCCGGGCAATGGTTCGACCGCCTGCAGAGTCTGCAGATCACCCGTCGGCTGGGCCTGATGGCGATGATCGCGGTGGCGGTGGCGGCAGGCCTGTCCGTGTTCTTCTGGTCGCAGAAGCCGGGCATGGTCCCGCTGTATACCGGCCTGGACCAGAAGGCGACCGCTGAAGCGACCGACCTGCTGCGCGCCGCGCAGATTCCGTTCGCGCTCGACCCGGCCACCGGTGGCATCACCGTGCCGGAAAAGAACCTGCACGACGCCCGCCTGAAGCTGGCCGGATCGGGCCTGACCGACAGCGGCAAGCTCGGCTTCGAGCTGATGGAACGCGACCCCGGCTTCGGCGTCAGCCAGTTCGTGGAAAGCGCGCGCTACCAGCACGCGCTGGAAACCGAACTGTCGCGCACCATCAACACGCTGCGGCCGGTGCGCGATTCACGCGTGCACCTGGCCATTCCCAAGCCCAGCGCCTTTACCCGCCAGCGTGACGTGGCCAGCGCCTCAGTGACGCTGGAACTGCGCGGCGGCCAGCAGCTGGAACGCAGCCAGGTCGACGCCATCGTGCACATGGTCGCGGCCAGCATTCCGGACCTCGCGCCGGAACGGGTGACCGTGGTCGACCAGAGCGGGCGCATGCTCAGCGTCAGCGATCCGAACAGCGAGGCTGCGGTCAACGCCGCCCAGTTCGAGCAGGTGCGCCGCCAGGAAACCTCGTTCAACCAGCGCATCCGCGAACTGCTGGAGCCGATGACCGGCCCGGGCCGGGTCAATCCGGAAGTGAGCGTGGACATGGATTTCTCGGTGACCGAGGAAGCCCGTGAGCTTTACAACGGTGAGCCGCAGAAGCTGCGCAGCGAGCAGATGAGCGAGAACAGCACCACCACGCCGGGCCCGCAGGGCGTGCCGGGTGCGACCAGCAACAGCCCGCCGGGCCAGCAGGCCGCACCGGCCACCGCGCAGGCGCCGACCGAAAGCAGCAAGAACGCGACCCGCAACTACGAGCTGGACCGCACCCTGCAGCACACCCGCCAGCCGGCCGGCCGCATCAAGCGCGTCTCGGTGGCGGTGCTGGTGGACAACGTGCCGCGCGCCGGTGCCAACGGCAAGGTTGCGCCGCAGCCGCTGTCGGCCGCCGAACTGACCCGCGTCGAAGCGCTGGTCAAGCAGGCGGTCGGTTTCAACGCCGAGCGCGGCGACACCGTGTCGGTGATGAACGCCCCGTTCGTGCGTGACACCACGCCGGTCGAAGGCCCGGCCTGGTGGGAGCTGCCGTGGGTGCACGATGCCGGCCGCATGCTGCTGGGTGCGGTGGTGGTGCTGGCCCTGCTGTTCGGCGTGCTGCGCCCGGCGCTGCGCGCGATCACCGGCCAGAAGAAGAACGACGAGCAGGCACTGGAGCCGCATACCGCGGACGTGCAGCTGGTGGATGACGATGGCATGCCGCTGCCGGCGCTGGGCGCCGACCGCGCCAGCCTGGGCGGGCCGGATGCACTGGCCCTGCCGGTGGATTCATATGAGGAACGACTGCGGATGGCGCGTGAAGCCGTGAAGACCGACTCCAAGCGCGTGGCCCAGGTGGTCAAGGGCTGGGTGGCCAATGACTGA
- the fliE gene encoding flagellar hook-basal body complex protein FliE produces MSHSVTSILSQIRSYQTQVGQSAALNPLAEAPRSNALPGTVLDAPQVQPASFTETLRGAIAGVNDAQQKSGALAKAFEMGDPSADLAKVMVASQQSQIAFRATVEVRNRLVQAYQDVMNMPL; encoded by the coding sequence ATGTCCCACTCCGTCACTTCGATCCTCTCCCAGATCCGCTCCTACCAGACCCAGGTGGGACAGTCCGCGGCGCTCAACCCGCTGGCCGAAGCGCCGCGTAGCAATGCCCTGCCGGGCACGGTGCTGGATGCGCCGCAGGTCCAGCCCGCCAGCTTCACCGAAACCCTGCGTGGAGCGATTGCCGGCGTCAACGATGCGCAACAGAAATCCGGCGCCCTGGCCAAGGCCTTCGAAATGGGTGACCCCAGTGCCGACCTGGCCAAGGTGATGGTCGCCTCGCAGCAGTCCCAGATCGCCTTCCGCGCCACCGTGGAAGTCCGCAACCGTCTCGTCCAGGCTTACCAGGACGTGATGAACATGCCGCTGTAA
- a CDS encoding sigma-54 dependent transcriptional regulator, with product MSESRILVLDNDAVRAERTVALLEFMDFNPRWVSDAADFDLGRQRQNDWMAVIVGSLDDSAASTALYHWLGGSSLPPPVLLADGDAAAFAQQHGLHEANIWPLETPLRHAQMEALLRRASLKRLDAEHQAGAVQEQGPTGNGPAVTELRTMIEQVAAFDTTVLVLGESGTGKEVVSRAIHQRSPRRDGPFVAINCGAIPADLLESELFGHEKGAFTGALTARKGRFEMAEGGTLLLDEIGDMSLPMQVKLLRVLQERSFERVGGNQTIRCNVRVVAATHRDLETRIAEGKFREDLFYRLNVFPIDVPALRERREDLPALVETIAAQLARTGRGEVRFTAEALQALAGYEWPGNVRELTNLVERLAVLHPGGSVRVQDLPARYRGDAALAAVAAPAPVQSVASEERLDLRSFSFHTPGSGNQPALEHGIAVNRVAAPAALPDEGMDLRNHMANIELGLINEALERTQGVVAHAAQLLGLRRTTLVEKLRKYGIEREQAELAG from the coding sequence GTGAGCGAATCGCGCATCCTTGTACTGGACAACGACGCCGTGCGTGCCGAGCGCACCGTTGCCCTGCTGGAATTCATGGACTTCAACCCGCGCTGGGTCTCCGACGCGGCCGATTTCGACCTGGGCCGCCAGCGCCAGAACGACTGGATGGCGGTGATCGTCGGCAGCCTGGATGACAGTGCCGCCAGCACTGCGCTGTACCACTGGCTCGGCGGCAGCAGCCTGCCGCCGCCGGTGCTGCTGGCCGACGGCGATGCCGCTGCCTTCGCGCAGCAGCATGGCCTGCACGAGGCCAACATCTGGCCGCTGGAGACCCCGCTGCGCCACGCGCAGATGGAAGCCCTGCTGCGTCGCGCCAGCCTCAAGCGCCTGGATGCCGAGCACCAGGCCGGTGCCGTGCAGGAGCAGGGACCGACCGGCAACGGCCCGGCCGTCACCGAACTGCGCACCATGATCGAGCAGGTCGCCGCGTTCGATACCACCGTGCTGGTGCTGGGCGAATCGGGTACCGGCAAGGAAGTGGTGTCGCGCGCCATCCACCAGCGCTCGCCGCGCCGTGACGGCCCGTTCGTGGCGATCAACTGCGGCGCCATTCCGGCCGACCTGCTGGAAAGCGAACTGTTCGGTCACGAAAAGGGCGCCTTCACCGGTGCGCTCACCGCGCGCAAGGGCCGTTTCGAAATGGCCGAGGGCGGCACCCTGCTGCTCGATGAAATCGGCGACATGAGCCTACCGATGCAGGTCAAGCTGCTGCGCGTGCTGCAGGAGCGCAGCTTCGAACGCGTGGGTGGCAACCAGACCATCCGCTGCAACGTGCGCGTCGTCGCCGCGACCCACCGCGACCTGGAAACGCGCATTGCCGAAGGCAAGTTCCGCGAGGATCTGTTCTACCGCCTCAACGTGTTCCCGATCGACGTGCCGGCCCTGCGCGAACGCCGCGAGGACCTGCCGGCGCTGGTGGAAACCATCGCCGCGCAGCTGGCGCGTACCGGCCGTGGCGAAGTGCGCTTCACCGCAGAAGCCCTGCAGGCCCTGGCCGGCTACGAATGGCCGGGCAACGTGCGCGAACTGACCAACCTGGTCGAGCGCCTGGCGGTGCTGCACCCGGGTGGCTCGGTGCGCGTGCAGGACCTGCCGGCCCGCTACCGGGGCGACGCCGCGCTGGCAGCAGTGGCCGCGCCGGCACCGGTGCAGTCCGTCGCCAGCGAAGAACGCCTGGACCTGCGCAGCTTCTCGTTCCATACCCCGGGCAGCGGCAACCAGCCGGCGCTGGAGCATGGCATCGCCGTCAATCGTGTAGCAGCACCGGCCGCCCTGCCCGACGAGGGCATGGATCTGCGCAACCACATGGCCAACATCGAACTGGGCCTGATCAACGAAGCACTGGAACGCACCCAGGGCGTGGTCGCCCACGCCGCCCAGCTGCTTGGCCTGCGCCGCACCACCCTGGTGGAAAAGCTGCGCAAGTACGGCATCGAACGCGAGCAGGCCGAACTGGCCGGCTGA
- a CDS encoding response regulator translates to MNKLTVLLVDDHEGFINAAMRHFRKIDWLQIVGSAGNGLEAIERSETLRPQVVLMDLAMPEMGGLQATRLIKSQDDAPYIVIASHFDDAEHREHALRAGADNFVSKLSYIQEVMPILEGLREDRS, encoded by the coding sequence ATGAACAAGCTTACGGTCCTGCTGGTCGATGACCACGAGGGCTTCATCAACGCGGCGATGCGCCATTTCCGCAAGATCGACTGGCTGCAGATCGTCGGCAGCGCCGGCAACGGCCTGGAAGCGATCGAGCGCTCGGAAACGCTGCGCCCGCAGGTGGTACTGATGGACCTGGCCATGCCGGAAATGGGCGGCCTGCAGGCCACCCGCCTGATCAAGTCGCAGGACGACGCACCGTACATCGTGATCGCCAGCCACTTCGACGACGCCGAGCACCGCGAACACGCGCTGCGCGCCGGCGCCGACAATTTCGTCAGCAAGCTGTCCTACATCCAGGAAGTCATGCCGATCCTGGAAGGCCTCAGGGAGGATCGATCGTGA
- the rpoN gene encoding RNA polymerase factor sigma-54 produces MKAALSTQLGQQLHLTPQLLQSIRLLQLDGLHLEQEIQRLLDSNPLLEIEEAEAPAAEATEASTTTLETAAFDELPESSMWDVAGTSWQDGDDDRMARIAAGESTDPQLRVLQRLSLDMDDRGLAVAAFWLDHCDDAGYLQAPLGQLQLLASAQFDIDADGVEAIRQQLLHGEPAGMAAQDLREGLQAQLRSLHGVVPARHLAARILDGALDALAAHDYPALARQHDAEIDDVREAVRLILSLQPRPGDSLLPERNAVVVPDVVAWHADAQWKVALNPATSRRVSINSQYEQALADSNDAAPALREMLQEARWFSRGLSMRYDTLLRTARVIVERQAAFLVRGEEAMAPLTLKEVAEEIGMHESTVSRITTGKFLQTPRGTFELKHFFAVRLEGASVSGQAVKAMVRRLIDAEPAGRPLADEAIAGLLSRQGVNIARRTVAKYREQLDIAPARERRRLGARQPQLARVG; encoded by the coding sequence ATGAAGGCTGCACTCTCGACCCAGCTGGGCCAACAACTTCACCTCACCCCGCAGCTGCTGCAGTCGATCCGGCTGCTGCAGCTTGATGGCCTGCACCTGGAACAGGAAATCCAGCGCCTGCTGGACTCCAACCCGCTGCTGGAGATCGAAGAGGCCGAAGCCCCCGCCGCCGAGGCCACCGAGGCCAGCACCACCACGCTGGAGACGGCCGCGTTCGACGAGCTGCCGGAATCCTCGATGTGGGACGTAGCCGGCACCAGCTGGCAGGACGGCGACGACGACCGCATGGCGCGCATCGCCGCCGGTGAATCGACCGATCCGCAGCTGCGCGTGCTGCAGCGCCTGTCGCTGGACATGGACGACCGCGGGCTGGCCGTCGCTGCCTTCTGGCTGGACCACTGCGATGACGCCGGCTACCTGCAGGCACCGCTGGGCCAGCTGCAGCTGCTGGCCAGCGCCCAGTTCGACATCGACGCCGATGGCGTGGAAGCGATCCGCCAGCAGCTGCTGCACGGCGAACCGGCCGGCATGGCCGCGCAGGACCTGCGCGAAGGCCTGCAGGCGCAGCTGCGCAGCCTGCACGGCGTGGTGCCTGCTCGCCACCTGGCCGCGCGCATCCTGGACGGCGCGCTGGACGCACTGGCCGCGCACGACTACCCCGCCCTCGCCCGCCAGCACGACGCCGAGATCGACGACGTGCGCGAAGCGGTGCGCCTGATCCTCTCGCTGCAGCCGCGCCCTGGCGACAGCCTGTTGCCCGAGCGCAACGCCGTGGTGGTACCGGACGTGGTCGCCTGGCACGCCGACGCGCAGTGGAAGGTGGCACTGAACCCGGCCACCAGCCGCCGCGTGTCGATCAACAGCCAGTACGAACAGGCGCTGGCCGACAGCAACGACGCCGCCCCGGCCCTGCGCGAAATGCTGCAGGAAGCGCGCTGGTTCAGCCGCGGCCTGTCGATGCGCTACGACACCCTGCTGCGGACCGCGCGGGTGATCGTCGAGCGCCAGGCCGCTTTCCTGGTGCGTGGCGAGGAGGCCATGGCGCCGCTGACCCTGAAGGAAGTGGCCGAGGAAATCGGCATGCACGAGTCCACCGTCTCGCGCATCACCACCGGCAAATTCCTGCAGACTCCGCGCGGCACCTTCGAACTGAAGCACTTCTTCGCCGTGCGCCTGGAAGGCGCCAGCGTCTCCGGCCAGGCGGTAAAGGCCATGGTCCGCCGCCTGATCGATGCCGAGCCAGCCGGCCGGCCGCTGGCCGATGAAGCGATCGCCGGGCTGTTGTCGCGCCAGGGGGTGAACATTGCCCGCCGAACCGTCGCAAAATACCGGGAACAACTGGACATCGCCCCGGCCCGTGAACGGCGCCGGCTCGGCGCCAGGCAACCGCAGCTGGCCCGGGTGGGCTGA
- a CDS encoding response regulator: MRVLIVDDHTLVRAGLARLLQGFADVQLVAEASNAEQALQLALQHAPDVVLMDLSLPGRTGLEALSDIRLRAPGTRVVMMTMHDDAAHVRDALDRGAVGFVVKDAAPQELELALRAAHAGQVFLSPQISAKMLAPMLGREKPTGIAALSPRQREILRRIGKGESNKEIAADLGISVKTVETHRARMMESLGCRRANDLLLLAARHQHELE, translated from the coding sequence GTGCGAGTTCTCATCGTCGACGATCACACCCTGGTCCGCGCCGGCCTGGCGCGGCTGCTGCAGGGGTTTGCCGACGTGCAGCTGGTTGCCGAGGCCAGCAATGCCGAACAGGCGTTGCAGCTGGCCCTGCAGCATGCGCCGGATGTGGTGCTGATGGATCTGTCGTTGCCCGGCCGCACCGGCCTGGAAGCGCTCAGTGACATCCGCCTGCGCGCGCCCGGTACCCGGGTGGTGATGATGACCATGCACGACGATGCCGCGCATGTGCGCGATGCACTCGATCGCGGCGCGGTGGGCTTCGTGGTCAAAGATGCCGCGCCGCAGGAGCTGGAACTGGCCCTGCGTGCCGCGCACGCCGGCCAGGTGTTCCTCAGCCCGCAGATCTCGGCCAAGATGCTGGCGCCCATGCTGGGCCGCGAGAAGCCCACCGGCATCGCCGCGCTGTCGCCGCGCCAGCGCGAGATCCTGCGCCGCATCGGCAAGGGCGAGAGCAACAAGGAAATCGCCGCTGACCTCGGCATCAGCGTCAAGACGGTGGAGACCCACCGCGCACGCATGATGGAGTCGCTGGGCTGCCGCCGCGCCAATGATCTGTTGTTGCTGGCCGCCCGCCACCAGCACGAGCTGGAGTGA
- a CDS encoding PilZ domain-containing protein: MTQLPTTSLHHPAESELFDETLSCELALPAEFQPGSAAGRTSSAEGLLRSLALVEDSRVDEHDDRNEASLQLQRLEAKLDLAMVLLGRLVRQQGQELTLRPVRWSRRGIRLQLGPRSGAMPGQAGLVRLQPSDWLPDHIDLPVEVIAEAADGGGGHYLWLRFQRLGDGLEMAMERHLFRLHRRQVAEARRAR, encoded by the coding sequence ATGACCCAACTGCCGACAACGTCGCTGCACCACCCCGCCGAAAGCGAGCTGTTCGACGAAACGCTCAGCTGCGAACTGGCCCTGCCCGCCGAGTTCCAGCCCGGCAGTGCCGCCGGCCGCACCAGCAGCGCCGAAGGCCTGCTGCGCAGCCTGGCGCTGGTGGAAGACAGCCGCGTTGACGAGCATGACGACCGCAACGAGGCCAGCCTGCAGCTGCAGCGGCTCGAAGCCAAGCTGGACCTGGCGATGGTGCTGCTCGGCCGGCTGGTTCGCCAGCAGGGCCAGGAACTGACCCTGCGCCCGGTGCGCTGGTCACGCCGTGGCATCCGCCTGCAACTGGGCCCGCGCAGCGGCGCCATGCCTGGCCAGGCCGGGCTGGTGCGGCTGCAACCCAGCGACTGGCTGCCCGACCACATCGACCTGCCGGTGGAAGTGATCGCCGAAGCCGCCGACGGCGGTGGTGGCCATTACCTCTGGCTGCGCTTCCAGCGCCTCGGCGACGGCCTGGAAATGGCCATGGAGCGGCACCTGTTCCGCCTGCACCGCCGCCAGGTGGCCGAGGCTCGCCGGGCCCGCTGA
- the fliS gene encoding flagellar export chaperone FliS: MYGSSRQYAEQYRQVGVTSAVADADPHKLVAMLLAGALERVRRALASLERGDQAGKGKAIGEVCAIVGHLNGSLDHEAGGEIAGNLSALYDYVLQRLTEANLHNDRAALDEALQLLGEIDSAWNAIPHEQRRPAAVAP, from the coding sequence ATGTACGGTTCCAGCCGTCAATATGCCGAACAGTATCGCCAGGTGGGAGTGACCAGTGCGGTCGCCGACGCCGATCCGCACAAGCTGGTGGCGATGCTGCTGGCTGGCGCGCTGGAGCGCGTGCGCCGCGCCCTGGCCAGCCTCGAGCGTGGCGACCAGGCCGGCAAGGGCAAGGCGATCGGCGAAGTCTGCGCGATCGTCGGCCACCTCAACGGCTCGCTGGACCATGAGGCCGGTGGCGAGATCGCCGGCAACCTGTCGGCACTCTACGACTATGTGCTGCAGCGCCTGACCGAGGCCAACCTGCACAATGATCGTGCAGCGCTGGACGAAGCCCTGCAGCTGCTGGGCGAAATCGACAGCGCCTGGAACGCGATCCCGCACGAACAACGCCGCCCGGCCGCGGTGGCGCCATGA
- the fliD gene encoding flagellar filament capping protein FliD yields the protein MADFGYGGIGSGLDISSIVNQLVAADRKPADNALNLQQSKAKMQLSSIGTVTSAFDKLKTALTALKATTAFDTRTVTASGKAQPANTEDVLTASVALYDLGTTKAAASNGTHQVEVTSLATAHKLIADTSFPKTDTFGAGTLTLTVGVGDKAKTMNVAVEDGDTLTTIRNKIDAAGRKEGVQATLITSGDNQYLSIAQEKTGAANAIKLEYGGSDPKLGALVGSLKQNTAAADAELTIDGVKVVSASNTVADAVPGLTLNLKVPGKSTVVISTDTAAATKVMQEFVTAYNAAIAAINTETKYDAKTKEAATLTGDAQMRGAASQLRSMMSGVLKELSADGLDPKVLGLQTRGYPNADGSLVLDTTKFAAALASQPEKIRSAITGDTGGAGTLYTMVDGYVSTTVGKEGAFVARTKGLNTTLDNIDKRRKDLDTRMKGVEERYKKQFIALDSLMGKLQQSNTSLQQQLAQLNR from the coding sequence GTGGCAGACTTTGGATACGGTGGCATTGGCTCGGGACTGGATATCTCCAGCATCGTCAACCAGCTGGTCGCAGCCGACCGCAAGCCGGCCGACAATGCACTGAACCTGCAGCAGTCCAAAGCCAAGATGCAGCTGTCGTCGATCGGCACCGTCACCTCGGCCTTCGACAAGCTGAAGACTGCACTGACCGCGCTGAAGGCCACCACCGCCTTCGATACCCGCACGGTGACCGCCAGCGGCAAGGCGCAGCCCGCCAATACCGAGGATGTGCTGACCGCATCGGTGGCGCTGTACGACCTGGGCACGACCAAGGCGGCCGCGTCCAACGGCACGCACCAGGTGGAGGTGACATCCCTCGCCACGGCACACAAGCTGATTGCCGACACCTCGTTCCCGAAGACCGACACCTTCGGCGCCGGAACCTTGACGCTGACCGTCGGCGTGGGCGACAAGGCCAAGACCATGAACGTGGCGGTGGAGGACGGCGACACGCTGACCACCATCCGCAACAAGATCGATGCCGCCGGCCGCAAGGAAGGCGTGCAGGCCACACTGATCACCTCCGGCGACAACCAGTACCTGTCGATCGCCCAGGAGAAGACCGGTGCCGCCAATGCGATCAAGCTGGAGTACGGCGGCAGTGATCCCAAGCTGGGCGCACTGGTCGGCAGCCTGAAACAGAACACCGCTGCAGCGGACGCCGAACTGACCATCGATGGCGTCAAGGTGGTCAGCGCCAGCAATACGGTGGCAGATGCGGTGCCTGGCCTGACCCTGAACCTGAAGGTTCCCGGCAAGAGCACGGTCGTGATCAGTACCGACACGGCCGCCGCCACCAAGGTGATGCAGGAATTCGTGACCGCCTACAACGCGGCCATCGCAGCGATCAACACCGAAACCAAGTACGACGCCAAGACCAAGGAAGCGGCCACGCTGACCGGCGACGCGCAGATGCGTGGTGCTGCCAGCCAGCTGCGTTCCATGATGTCGGGCGTGCTGAAGGAGCTTTCCGCCGACGGCCTGGACCCGAAGGTACTAGGCCTGCAGACACGCGGTTATCCAAACGCCGACGGCAGCCTGGTGCTCGACACCACCAAGTTTGCCGCCGCACTGGCCAGCCAGCCTGAAAAGATCCGCTCGGCCATCACCGGCGACACCGGCGGTGCCGGCACGCTCTACACCATGGTCGACGGCTATGTCAGCACCACGGTCGGCAAGGAAGGCGCCTTCGTCGCCCGCACCAAAGGCCTCAACACCACGCTGGACAACATCGACAAGCGCCGCAAGGACCTGGACACGCGCATGAAGGGCGTGGAAGAGCGCTACAAGAAGCAGTTCATCGCGCTGGACAGCCTGATGGGCAAGCTGCAGCAGAGCAATACGTCGCTGCAGCAGCAGCTGGCACAGCTGAACCGCTGA
- a CDS encoding flagellin — MAQVINTNTMSLNAQRNLSTSGSSLATTIQRLSSGSRINSAKDDAAGLAISERFGTQIRGTDVAIRNANDGISLAQVAEGSLTEIGNNLQRVRELSVQASNATNSASDRKALQAEVTQLVSEIDRVAKQSDFNGTKLLDGTFSSQLFQVGANAGQAIAIDKTIDAKAGSLGTSTFASGATDVLAASTDGSRITGKVMGVDIGTVEIKAGASTADASKAVATAINAKIGEAGLYAEANADGSMKLTSVKEGKAVVAADIALERSDLNAGTGVWGAKNAAAGYTAGTATAANVQKLDVSTVLGAQQAMEVVDKALGAINSTRADLGAIQNRFTSVVANLQTSSENLSASRSRIKDTDFAKETAELTRTQILQQAGTAMLAQANQVPQGVLSLLR; from the coding sequence ATGGCACAAGTCATCAACACCAACACCATGTCCCTGAATGCTCAGCGTAACCTGAGCACCAGCGGCAGCTCGCTGGCCACCACCATCCAGCGCCTGTCCTCCGGTTCGCGCATCAACAGCGCCAAGGACGACGCCGCCGGTCTGGCGATCTCCGAGCGCTTCGGCACTCAGATCCGCGGCACTGACGTCGCCATCCGCAATGCCAACGACGGCATCTCGCTGGCCCAGGTCGCCGAAGGTTCGCTGACCGAAATCGGCAACAACCTGCAGCGCGTCCGCGAGCTGTCGGTGCAGGCCTCCAACGCCACCAACTCGGCCAGCGACCGCAAGGCGCTGCAGGCTGAAGTGACCCAGCTGGTCTCGGAAATCGACCGCGTCGCCAAGCAGTCGGACTTCAACGGCACCAAGCTGCTGGACGGCACGTTCTCCAGCCAGCTGTTCCAGGTCGGCGCCAATGCCGGCCAGGCCATCGCCATCGACAAGACCATCGATGCGAAAGCGGGTTCGCTGGGCACCTCGACCTTCGCAAGCGGCGCAACTGACGTACTGGCCGCCAGTACCGACGGCTCGCGCATTACCGGCAAGGTAATGGGCGTGGACATCGGCACCGTCGAGATCAAGGCCGGCGCCTCCACTGCCGATGCGTCCAAGGCTGTCGCCACGGCGATCAATGCCAAGATCGGCGAAGCCGGCCTCTATGCCGAGGCGAATGCCGATGGCTCGATGAAACTGACCTCGGTGAAGGAAGGCAAGGCGGTCGTCGCTGCCGACATCGCGCTTGAGCGCAGCGACCTGAACGCCGGCACCGGCGTGTGGGGCGCGAAGAATGCAGCCGCTGGTTACACCGCTGGCACCGCCACCGCTGCCAACGTGCAGAAGCTGGACGTGAGCACGGTGCTTGGTGCACAGCAGGCAATGGAAGTGGTCGACAAGGCCCTGGGCGCGATCAACAGCACCCGCGCCGACCTCGGTGCGATCCAGAACCGCTTCACCTCGGTCGTGGCCAACCTGCAGACCTCGTCGGAAAACCTGTCGGCGTCGCGCAGCCGCATCAAGGACACCGACTTCGCCAAGGAAACCGCCGAGCTGACCCGCACCCAGATCCTGCAGCAGGCCGGTACGGCCATGCTGGCCCAGGCCAACCAGGTGCCGCAGGGCGTGCTCAGCCTGCTGCGCTGA
- a CDS encoding flagellin, translated as MAQVINTNTMSLNAQRNLSTSGSSLATTIQRLSSGSRINSAKDDAAGLAISERFGTQIRGTDVAIRNANDGISLAQVAEGSLTEIGNNLQRVRELSVQASNATNSASDRKALQAEVTQLVSEIDRVAKQSDFNGTKLLDGTFSSQLFQVGANAGQAIAIDKTIDAKANALGGAQFSSGTATAIAGTADTDTAVGAFTITDSKGTVFNFGAMTVKSVGDAAANTAANGKAVVAAINAKIGETGVLAETDAAGALTLTSVKDSVNNAGAFTAIGSSLAGFAAATPVPGKQFADKIDVSTVKGAQQAMEVVDKALGAINSTRADLGAIQNRFTSVVANLQTSSENLSASRSRIKDTDFAKETAELTRTQILQQAGTAMLAQANQVPQGVLSLLR; from the coding sequence ATGGCACAAGTCATCAACACCAATACGATGTCGTTGAATGCTCAGCGTAACCTGAGCACCAGCGGCAGCTCGCTGGCCACCACCATCCAGCGCCTGTCCTCCGGTTCGCGCATCAACAGCGCCAAGGACGACGCCGCCGGTCTGGCGATCTCCGAGCGCTTCGGCACTCAGATCCGCGGCACCGACGTCGCCATCCGCAATGCCAACGACGGCATCTCGCTGGCCCAGGTCGCCGAAGGTTCGCTGACCGAAATCGGCAACAACCTGCAGCGCGTCCGCGAGCTGTCGGTGCAGGCGTCCAACGCCACCAACTCGGCCAGCGACCGCAAGGCGCTGCAGGCTGAAGTGACCCAGCTGGTCTCGGAAATCGACCGCGTCGCCAAGCAGTCGGACTTCAACGGCACCAAGCTGCTGGACGGCACGTTCTCCAGCCAGCTGTTCCAGGTCGGCGCCAATGCCGGCCAGGCCATCGCCATCGACAAGACCATCGATGCCAAGGCCAACGCCCTGGGTGGTGCACAGTTCTCCAGCGGTACCGCAACCGCAATCGCCGGTACCGCTGACACTGACACCGCAGTGGGTGCGTTCACCATCACCGACAGCAAGGGCACCGTCTTCAACTTCGGCGCCATGACGGTCAAGAGCGTCGGTGACGCTGCCGCCAACACCGCTGCAAACGGCAAGGCCGTCGTTGCCGCCATCAATGCGAAGATCGGCGAAACCGGCGTGCTGGCCGAAACCGATGCCGCCGGCGCACTGACCCTGACCTCGGTCAAGGACAGCGTGAACAACGCGGGCGCTTTCACTGCCATCGGCAGCTCGCTGGCCGGCTTCGCCGCAGCAACCCCGGTCCCGGGCAAGCAGTTCGCCGACAAGATCGACGTGTCCACCGTGAAGGGTGCGCAGCAGGCGATGGAAGTGGTCGACAAGGCCCTGGGCGCGATCAACAGCACCCGTGCCGACCTCGGTGCGATCCAGAACCGCTTCACCTCGGTGGTGGCCAACCTGCAGACCTCGTCGGAAAACCTGTCGGCATCGCGCAGCCGCATCAAGGACACCGACTTCGCCAAGGAAACCGCCGAGCTGACCCGCACCCAGATCCTGCAGCAGGCCGGTACGGCCATGCTGGCCCAGGCCAACCAGGTGCCGCAGGGCGTGCTCAGCCTGCTGCGCTGA